The Serratia rhizosphaerae genome has a segment encoding these proteins:
- a CDS encoding carbonate dehydratase: MLRKNPSGHLPQVSAQAYIDPTAIICGRVIIGDYVYVGPYAVIRADEVNADGDMAPIVIGAHSNIQDGVVIHSKSGAAVTIGSYSSIAHRAIVHGPCRIDDRVFVGFNSVLFNCHLRSGCVVRYNAVVDGVTLPEQCYIPSTERVGADSDLSCYGQVDRDALQFSEEVAATNVDLVRGYQALRNEF; encoded by the coding sequence ATGCTGCGTAAAAATCCCAGCGGCCATCTGCCGCAGGTCTCCGCCCAAGCCTATATCGATCCCACTGCGATTATCTGCGGGCGGGTGATTATCGGCGATTACGTGTACGTCGGGCCTTACGCGGTGATTCGCGCCGATGAAGTTAACGCCGACGGCGATATGGCGCCGATTGTGATCGGCGCCCACTCCAATATTCAGGACGGCGTGGTGATCCATTCCAAAAGCGGCGCGGCGGTAACCATCGGCAGCTACAGCTCCATCGCCCACCGTGCCATTGTGCATGGGCCGTGCCGCATCGATGACCGGGTGTTCGTCGGTTTTAACAGCGTGCTGTTCAACTGCCATCTGCGCAGCGGCTGCGTGGTGCGTTACAACGCGGTGGTGGACGGCGTGACGCTGCCGGAGCAGTGCTATATCCCGTCCACCGAACGAGTCGGTGCAGACAGCGATCTGTCGTGCTATGGCCAGGTGGACCGCGACGCGCTGCAATTTTCAGAGGAGGTGGCCGCCACCAACGTCGATCTGGTGCGCGGCTATCAGGCATTACGCAACGAATTTTAG
- the sapF gene encoding putrescine export ABC transporter ATP-binding protein SapF, whose protein sequence is METLLEVRNLSKTYRYRSGLFRRQHVEAVKSVSFTLRERQTLAIIGENGSGKSTLAKMLSGMVEPSAGELLIDDHPLAYGDYRYRSQRIRMIFQDPSTSLNPRQRIGQILDAPLRLNTDLEPEERERRINQTLRQVGMLPDHAYYYPHMLASGQKQRVALARALILQPKVIVADEALASLDMSMRSQIINLMLELQEKHGISYIYVTQHLGMMKHISDQVLVMHEGEIVERGSTAEVLAAPLHDLTKRLIASHFGEALTADAWRRDGGGRF, encoded by the coding sequence ATGGAAACGCTATTGGAAGTGCGCAACCTGAGCAAAACCTACCGCTACCGCAGCGGTCTGTTCCGCCGTCAGCACGTCGAAGCGGTCAAGTCGGTGAGTTTTACCCTGCGTGAACGCCAGACGCTGGCGATTATCGGCGAGAACGGTTCAGGCAAGTCAACGCTGGCGAAGATGCTCTCCGGCATGGTGGAACCCAGCGCCGGCGAACTGCTGATCGACGACCATCCGCTGGCCTACGGCGACTACCGCTACCGTAGCCAGCGCATCCGCATGATTTTTCAGGACCCCAGCACCTCGCTCAATCCGCGTCAGCGTATCGGGCAGATTCTGGACGCCCCGCTGCGCCTGAACACCGATCTGGAACCCGAGGAGCGCGAGCGGCGCATTAACCAGACGCTGCGCCAGGTCGGCATGCTGCCGGACCACGCCTATTACTACCCGCATATGCTGGCCTCCGGCCAGAAGCAGCGCGTAGCGCTGGCAAGGGCGCTGATTCTGCAGCCGAAGGTGATCGTCGCCGATGAGGCCCTGGCCTCGCTGGATATGTCGATGCGCTCGCAAATCATCAACCTGATGCTGGAGCTACAGGAGAAGCACGGCATCTCCTATATCTACGTTACCCAGCATTTAGGAATGATGAAGCACATCAGCGATCAGGTGCTGGTGATGCACGAAGGAGAAATCGTCGAGCGCGGCAGCACCGCCGAGGTACTGGCTGCGCCGCTGCACGATCTGACCAAGCGGCTGATCGCCAGCCACTTTGGTGAGGCCCTGACCGCCGATGCCTGGCGGCGCGACGGCGGCGGACGCTTCTGA
- the sapA gene encoding ABC transporter substrate-binding protein SapA, with product MRGLPIWILSLCLGNSLMAAAAAAPAADAPAPLPDVHQSGFVYCVNGILNTFNPQMASSGLTVDTLAAQLYDRLLDVDPYTYRLIPELAQRWEVLDNGATYRFHLRKDVPFQHTAWFTPTRKMNADDVVFSFERVFNHKHPYHDVNGGDYPYFDSLQFSDSVQSVKKLDNYTVEIRLQAPDASFLWHLATHYAPVLSAEYADNLSKAGDQQMIDREPVGTGPFLLNEYRSGQYIRLARNQAYWKGEPRMAQVVIDLGAGGTGRLSKLLTGECDVLAYPAASQLSILRDDPRLRLTLRPGMNIAYLAFNTRKPPFNNLKVRQAISLAINNQRLMQSIYYGTAETAASILPRASWAYDNDAHVTAYDPQQARRMLKEAGVDNLQLKLWVPTASQSYNPSPLKTAELIQADLGQIGVHVTIVPVEGRFQEARLMEMNHDLTLTGWATDSNDPDSFFRPLLSCAAIRSQTNYAHWCDPGFDETLQNALLSQQLAQRIDSYRQAQKILEQQLPVLPLASSLRLQAYRYDIKGLVLSPFGNASFAGVYRETAEGEKP from the coding sequence ATGCGTGGTTTACCCATTTGGATCCTGTCGTTATGCCTGGGCAATTCGCTGATGGCCGCCGCTGCGGCTGCGCCCGCGGCTGATGCTCCGGCGCCCCTGCCGGACGTACATCAGAGCGGTTTTGTCTATTGCGTCAACGGCATCCTGAACACCTTTAATCCACAGATGGCCAGCAGCGGCCTGACGGTCGATACGCTGGCGGCGCAGCTGTACGATCGCCTGCTGGATGTTGACCCCTATACCTACCGGCTGATTCCGGAGCTGGCGCAGCGCTGGGAGGTGCTGGACAACGGCGCGACCTATCGTTTCCACCTGCGTAAAGACGTGCCGTTCCAGCACACCGCCTGGTTTACGCCAACGCGTAAAATGAACGCCGACGATGTGGTATTCAGCTTTGAGCGGGTGTTTAACCACAAGCACCCGTACCACGACGTCAACGGTGGCGACTACCCCTACTTCGACAGCCTGCAGTTCTCCGATTCGGTGCAGAGCGTGAAAAAGCTCGATAACTATACCGTCGAGATTCGCCTGCAGGCGCCGGACGCCTCGTTCCTGTGGCATCTGGCTACCCACTATGCACCGGTGCTGTCGGCAGAGTATGCCGACAACCTGAGCAAGGCCGGCGACCAGCAGATGATAGACCGCGAGCCGGTCGGCACCGGGCCTTTCCTGCTGAATGAATACCGCTCCGGGCAATATATCCGCCTGGCGCGCAACCAGGCCTACTGGAAAGGCGAGCCGCGTATGGCGCAGGTGGTGATTGACCTGGGCGCCGGCGGCACCGGCCGGCTGTCGAAACTGCTGACCGGCGAATGCGACGTGCTGGCCTATCCGGCCGCCAGCCAGCTTTCCATTCTGCGCGACGATCCGCGCCTGCGTCTGACGCTGCGGCCGGGGATGAACATCGCCTATCTGGCCTTCAATACCCGCAAGCCGCCGTTCAATAACCTGAAGGTGCGCCAGGCCATCTCGCTGGCGATCAACAACCAGCGTCTGATGCAGTCGATTTACTACGGCACCGCCGAGACCGCCGCGTCGATTCTGCCGCGCGCTTCCTGGGCGTATGACAATGATGCGCACGTCACCGCCTACGATCCGCAGCAGGCGCGCCGTATGCTGAAAGAGGCCGGCGTCGACAATCTGCAGCTGAAGCTGTGGGTGCCGACCGCTTCACAGTCCTATAACCCCAGCCCGTTGAAAACCGCTGAGCTGATCCAGGCCGATCTGGGCCAGATCGGCGTGCACGTCACCATCGTGCCGGTAGAAGGCCGCTTCCAGGAGGCGCGGCTGATGGAGATGAACCACGACCTCACCCTGACCGGCTGGGCCACCGACAGCAACGACCCGGACAGCTTCTTCCGGCCGCTGCTGAGCTGCGCGGCAATTCGCTCGCAAACCAACTATGCTCACTGGTGCGACCCCGGTTTTGATGAAACGCTGCAAAACGCCCTGCTGTCGCAGCAGCTGGCGCAGCGCATTGACAGCTACCGTCAGGCGCAAAAAATTCTGGAGCAGCAGCTGCCGGTGCTGCCGCTGGCGTCATCGCTGCGTCTGCAGGCCTACCGTTATGACATCAAGGGGCTGGTGCTCAGCCCCTTCGGCAATGCGTCATTCGCCGGCGTGTATCGTGAAACGGCGGAGGGAGAAAAACCGTGA
- the pspF gene encoding phage shock protein operon transcriptional activator, whose product MSEQIDPLMGEANAFVEVLEQVSQLATLNKPVLVIGERGTGKELIAHRLHYLSNRWQGPFISLNCAALNENLLDSELFGHEAGAFTGAQKRHLGRFERADGGTLFLDELATAPMLVQEKLLRVIEYGHLERVGGSQPLQVDVRLVCATNDDLPALAAAGKFRADLLDRLAFDVVQLPPLRQRQQDIMLLAEHFAIQMCRELALPLFPGFTARARETLLGYGWPGNVRELKNVVERSVYRHGSSEQALDQIVINPFARSTPTDTPAAEARAADIPALPLDLKSWQSEQEKRLLEQALRQARFNQRKAAELLGLTYHQLRGMLKKHALQPGEEPSA is encoded by the coding sequence ATGAGCGAGCAGATCGATCCCCTGATGGGCGAAGCAAACGCCTTTGTAGAAGTATTAGAACAAGTCTCGCAGCTGGCAACCCTGAACAAACCGGTGCTGGTGATTGGCGAACGCGGTACCGGCAAGGAGCTGATCGCCCACCGGCTGCACTACCTGTCCAACCGCTGGCAGGGGCCGTTTATCTCCCTCAACTGCGCCGCGCTGAATGAAAATCTGCTGGATTCCGAACTGTTCGGCCATGAGGCCGGCGCTTTTACCGGTGCGCAGAAGCGCCATCTGGGGCGTTTTGAACGCGCCGACGGCGGTACGCTGTTTCTCGACGAGCTGGCGACGGCGCCGATGCTGGTGCAGGAGAAGCTGCTGCGGGTGATTGAATACGGCCACCTTGAGCGCGTGGGCGGCAGCCAGCCGCTGCAGGTGGACGTGCGCCTGGTGTGCGCCACCAACGACGATCTGCCGGCGCTGGCGGCGGCCGGCAAATTCCGCGCCGATCTGCTCGACCGACTGGCGTTTGACGTGGTGCAGCTGCCGCCGCTGCGCCAGCGGCAGCAGGACATCATGCTGCTGGCGGAGCACTTCGCCATCCAGATGTGCCGAGAACTTGCGCTGCCGCTGTTTCCCGGCTTTACCGCCCGCGCCCGTGAGACGCTGCTCGGCTACGGCTGGCCCGGTAACGTGCGCGAACTGAAAAACGTGGTCGAGCGTTCGGTATACCGCCACGGCAGCAGCGAACAGGCGCTGGACCAGATCGTGATCAACCCGTTTGCCCGCAGCACACCGACGGATACACCGGCCGCGGAAGCGCGGGCCGCCGACATCCCCGCGCTGCCGCTGGATCTAAAAAGCTGGCAGAGCGAGCAGGAGAAACGGCTGCTAGAGCAGGCGTTGCGCCAGGCGCGTTTTAACCAGCGCAAAGCGGCGGAACTGCTGGGGCTGACCTACCATCAGCTGCGTGGCATGCTGAAGAAACATGCGCTGCAGCCCGGTGAAGAGCCGTCCGCCTGA
- the folE2 gene encoding GTP cyclohydrolase FolE2, whose translation MGNTAMAHRQPLPDVQSGHGEMSDIALDWVGMQGIALPLEVAGRPLNAEVSVGVNVCANRDGARGIHMSRLYLTLDALTQGELTPRRIINTLAECLQSQSTDSDRVQLEIGGELLLSRPALISPQRGWKSYPLRITAALALLPTLTLQVGVPYSSTCPASAALSRQAAQQQFLVDIEADDATVGTQQVADWLGTHGMPATPHSQRSWAWVTVTLSGDEKVLPVISLIDRIEHALGTPVQTLVKRQDEQAFALANGRNLMFCEDAARRLYDALRRSCCYRAFSVRVEHQESLHAHNAVARLSWREDADAA comes from the coding sequence ATGGGAAATACGGCTATGGCTCACCGTCAGCCGCTGCCGGATGTGCAGAGCGGACACGGGGAGATGAGCGATATCGCCCTTGACTGGGTGGGAATGCAGGGCATCGCGCTGCCGCTGGAGGTGGCGGGGCGTCCGCTAAATGCCGAAGTAAGCGTCGGCGTTAACGTCTGCGCCAACCGTGACGGCGCGCGCGGCATTCATATGTCGCGCCTGTATCTGACGCTGGATGCGCTGACGCAGGGGGAACTGACGCCGCGACGCATTATCAACACGCTGGCCGAATGTCTGCAGTCGCAGAGTACGGACAGCGATCGGGTGCAGTTGGAGATCGGCGGTGAACTGCTGCTGTCGCGTCCGGCGCTGATCAGCCCGCAGCGCGGCTGGAAAAGTTACCCGCTGCGCATTACCGCAGCGCTGGCGCTGCTGCCAACGCTGACGCTGCAGGTCGGCGTGCCTTATTCATCCACCTGCCCGGCGTCGGCGGCTCTCAGCCGTCAGGCGGCGCAGCAGCAGTTTCTGGTCGATATCGAAGCGGATGATGCAACGGTCGGGACGCAGCAGGTGGCAGACTGGCTGGGGACGCACGGCATGCCGGCGACGCCGCACAGCCAGCGCAGCTGGGCGTGGGTGACGGTCACCTTGTCCGGCGATGAAAAAGTACTGCCGGTGATTTCGCTGATCGACCGCATCGAGCATGCGCTGGGGACGCCGGTGCAGACGCTGGTCAAGCGTCAGGACGAGCAGGCGTTTGCATTGGCTAACGGCCGCAACCTGATGTTTTGTGAAGATGCCGCGCGCCGGTTGTATGACGCCCTGCGCCGCTCGTGCTGCTACCGCGCCTTCAGCGTGCGGGTGGAGCATCAGGAAAGCCTGCATGCGCATAACGCGGTGGCCCGGCTGAGCTGGCGGGAGGACGCTGATGCTGCGTAA
- the sapC gene encoding putrescine export ABC transporter permease SapC, with amino-acid sequence MPFDNVYREKKMPSPLRYTWRIFYGDALAMIGFYGVIALVLLSLLGSLLAPYALDQQFLGYQLLPPSWSRYGNVSFFLGTDDLGRDLLSRLLTGTAATFGSALVVTLGAAFFGVILGVLAGVTHGLRSAVLNHILDTLLSIPSLLLAIVVVAFIGPKLEHAMLAVWLALLPRIVRTIYSAVHDELEKEYVVAARLDGASTLQILWYAVLPNIAAVLVTEFTRALSMAILDIAALGFLDLGAQLPSPEWGAMLGDSLELVYVAPWAVMLPGAAILISVLLINLLGDGMRRAINAGVE; translated from the coding sequence ATGCCCTTCGATAACGTATACCGCGAAAAGAAAATGCCGAGCCCGCTGCGCTATACCTGGCGGATATTTTACGGCGACGCGCTGGCGATGATCGGTTTTTACGGCGTGATTGCGCTGGTGCTGCTGTCGCTGCTCGGCAGTCTGCTGGCGCCCTATGCGCTCGACCAGCAGTTCCTCGGCTACCAGCTGCTGCCGCCTTCCTGGTCGCGCTACGGCAACGTGTCGTTCTTCCTCGGCACCGACGATCTGGGGCGCGATCTGCTGAGCCGGCTGCTGACCGGCACCGCCGCCACCTTCGGCTCGGCGCTGGTGGTGACGCTGGGCGCTGCCTTCTTCGGCGTGATCCTCGGCGTGCTGGCCGGCGTGACCCACGGCCTGCGCTCGGCGGTGCTGAACCATATTCTCGATACCCTGCTGTCTATCCCGTCGCTGCTGCTGGCGATCGTGGTGGTGGCGTTTATCGGCCCGAAACTGGAGCACGCCATGCTGGCGGTGTGGCTGGCGCTGTTGCCGCGCATAGTGCGCACCATTTACAGCGCGGTGCATGACGAGCTGGAAAAAGAGTATGTGGTGGCGGCGCGGCTGGACGGCGCCTCAACCCTGCAGATCCTGTGGTATGCGGTGCTGCCCAATATCGCCGCGGTGCTGGTGACCGAGTTCACCCGCGCTCTGTCGATGGCGATCCTCGATATCGCCGCGCTCGGCTTTCTCGACCTCGGCGCACAGCTGCCGTCGCCGGAATGGGGCGCCATGCTCGGCGATTCGCTGGAGCTGGTATATGTCGCGCCCTGGGCGGTGATGCTGCCCGGCGCCGCCATTCTGATCAGCGTGTTGCTGATCAACCTGTTGGGCGACGGCATGCGCCGCGCCATTAATGCGGGAGTGGAATAA
- the zigA gene encoding zinc metallochaperone GTPase ZigA: MQPLPVTVLSGFLGAGKTTVLNHILNNRQGMRVAVIVNDMSEVNIDAALLANEVTLDRQQEKLVEMSNGCICCTLREDLLVSVRELAQADRFDYLLIESSGISEPLPVAETFTFEDQAGESLSQFARLDTLVTVVDGVNFLEQYQQAASLQEVGQSLGEDDLRSVADLLIEQIEFCDVILIGKTDLLTPLQLAEVTALLASLNTEAKIIPIAPGTLPLDEVLNTHRFSFEKAQRAPGWLKELRGEHLPETENYGISSFVYRARRPFAPDKFYRLINGDWAGGNLLRSKGFFWLATRPQHAGQWSQAGGIARYGVAGLFWRAIPQDNWPQDEETRAQILERWVEPFGDMRQELVFIGQHLPQAEMVRRLDACLLSDAEMAVGLAYWLEMADPFPAW, encoded by the coding sequence ATGCAACCACTTCCGGTTACGGTGCTTTCCGGCTTTCTTGGCGCCGGCAAGACCACGGTGCTTAACCATATACTGAACAACCGTCAGGGCATGCGCGTGGCGGTGATCGTCAATGATATGAGCGAGGTGAATATCGACGCCGCGCTGCTGGCCAACGAAGTCACCCTCGATCGCCAGCAGGAAAAGCTGGTGGAAATGAGCAACGGCTGTATCTGCTGTACTCTGCGGGAAGATCTGCTGGTGTCGGTACGTGAGCTGGCGCAGGCCGACCGCTTTGACTACCTGCTGATTGAATCCAGCGGTATTTCGGAGCCGCTGCCGGTGGCGGAGACTTTTACCTTTGAGGATCAGGCGGGAGAGAGCCTGTCGCAGTTTGCCCGGCTGGACACGCTGGTCACGGTGGTGGACGGCGTTAATTTCCTTGAGCAGTACCAGCAGGCGGCAAGCCTGCAGGAAGTCGGGCAAAGCCTGGGGGAGGATGACCTGCGCAGCGTGGCGGATCTGTTGATTGAACAGATCGAGTTTTGCGACGTGATACTGATCGGTAAAACCGACCTGTTGACGCCGCTGCAGCTGGCGGAAGTCACGGCGCTGCTAGCCAGTCTCAATACCGAGGCGAAGATTATCCCGATCGCGCCGGGCACGCTGCCGCTGGACGAAGTGCTTAACACTCATCGCTTCAGCTTTGAAAAGGCGCAGCGTGCGCCGGGCTGGCTGAAGGAGTTGCGCGGCGAGCATCTGCCGGAAACGGAAAATTACGGCATCAGCAGCTTTGTCTACCGCGCCCGTCGGCCGTTTGCGCCGGACAAATTCTATCGCCTGATTAACGGCGACTGGGCCGGCGGCAACTTGCTGCGTTCGAAAGGTTTTTTCTGGCTGGCGACGCGGCCGCAGCACGCCGGGCAGTGGAGCCAGGCCGGCGGCATTGCCCGCTACGGCGTCGCGGGGTTGTTCTGGCGCGCCATTCCGCAGGATAACTGGCCGCAGGATGAGGAAACGCGGGCGCAGATTCTGGAACGTTGGGTTGAACCGTTTGGCGATATGCGCCAGGAGCTGGTGTTTATCGGTCAGCATCTGCCGCAGGCGGAGATGGTGCGCCGGCTGGATGCGTGTCTGCTGAGCGATGCGGAGATGGCGGTCGGTCTGGCGTATTGGTTGGAGATGGCTGACCCGTTTCCTGCCTGGTAA
- the sapD gene encoding putrescine export ABC transporter ATP-binding protein SapD, with amino-acid sequence MPLLDIRNLTIEFMTADGPVKAVDRVSMTLSEGEVRGLVGESGSGKSLIAKAICGVTKDNWRVTADRLRFDDIDLLQLTPRERRKLVGHNVSMIFQEPQSCLDPSESIGRQLAQAIPGWTYKGHWWQRFNWRRRRAIELLHRVGIKDHNDIMGSFPYELTEGECQKVMIAIALANQPRLLIADEPTNAMEPTTQAQIFRLLARLNQNNNTTILLISHDLQMMSKWADRVNVLYCGQTVESARCEELLAAPHHPYTQALIRAMPDFGRSLPHKSRLNTLPGAIPSLEHLPIGCRLGPRCPYAQKKCIETPRLRAVKNHLFACHFPLNMEEQ; translated from the coding sequence ATGCCGTTGCTCGATATCCGCAATCTGACGATTGAATTTATGACCGCCGACGGACCGGTCAAGGCGGTGGACCGCGTCAGCATGACGCTGAGCGAAGGCGAAGTACGCGGGCTGGTGGGTGAATCCGGCTCCGGCAAAAGCCTGATCGCCAAGGCGATCTGCGGCGTCACCAAAGATAACTGGCGCGTCACCGCCGACCGTCTGCGCTTTGACGACATCGATCTGCTGCAGCTGACGCCGCGCGAGCGCCGCAAGCTGGTGGGCCACAACGTCTCCATGATTTTCCAGGAGCCGCAATCCTGTCTCGATCCGTCCGAAAGCATCGGCCGGCAGCTGGCGCAGGCCATCCCCGGCTGGACCTATAAAGGCCACTGGTGGCAGCGCTTCAACTGGCGGCGTCGCCGGGCGATTGAGCTGCTGCACCGCGTCGGTATAAAAGATCACAACGATATTATGGGCAGTTTCCCCTATGAGCTCACCGAAGGGGAATGTCAAAAAGTGATGATCGCCATCGCGCTGGCCAACCAGCCGCGTCTGCTTATCGCCGATGAGCCGACCAATGCGATGGAGCCCACCACCCAGGCGCAGATTTTCCGCCTGCTTGCGCGGCTGAATCAAAACAACAACACCACCATTTTGCTGATCAGCCATGACTTGCAGATGATGAGCAAATGGGCTGACCGGGTGAACGTGCTTTACTGCGGCCAGACGGTGGAAAGCGCCCGCTGCGAGGAGTTGCTGGCGGCACCGCATCATCCGTACACCCAGGCGCTGATCCGCGCCATGCCGGACTTCGGCCGTTCGCTGCCGCACAAAAGCCGGCTCAATACCCTGCCGGGGGCGATCCCGTCACTGGAGCATTTGCCTATCGGCTGCCGGCTGGGGCCGCGCTGCCCTTACGCGCAGAAGAAATGCATCGAAACCCCGCGCCTGCGTGCGGTGAAGAATCACCTGTTCGCCTGCCACTTCCCGCTCAATATGGAGGAACAGTGA
- the sapB gene encoding putrescine export ABC transporter permease SapB → MIIFTLRRCLLLIITLFFLTLVGFSLSYFTPHAPLSGAGLWDAYQFYFTSLLHWDFGVSSINGQAIDEQLREVFPATMELCILAFALALFIGIPLGIIAGVMRGKWQDTAISTFALLGFSIPVFWLALLLMLFFSLHLGWLPVSGRFDLLYQVRPVTGFALVDAWLSDSPYRSEMIASALRHMILPIAALAVAPTTEVVRLMRISTDEVFSQNYIKAAATRGLSRFTIIRRHVLHNALPPIIPKLGLQFSTMLTLAMITEVVFSWPGLGRWLINAIRQQDYAAISAGVMLVGSLVITINVLADILGAATNPLKHKEWYALR, encoded by the coding sequence GTGATTATCTTTACTCTGCGCCGCTGCCTGCTGCTGATTATCACCCTGTTTTTCCTGACGCTGGTAGGCTTCAGCCTGAGCTACTTCACGCCGCACGCGCCGCTCAGCGGCGCCGGGCTGTGGGATGCCTACCAATTTTATTTCACCAGTCTGCTGCACTGGGATTTCGGCGTGTCCAGCATTAACGGCCAGGCTATTGACGAACAGCTGCGTGAGGTGTTCCCGGCCACCATGGAGCTGTGCATTCTGGCCTTTGCCCTGGCGCTGTTTATCGGTATCCCGCTTGGCATTATCGCCGGCGTGATGCGCGGCAAATGGCAGGACACCGCCATCAGCACCTTTGCGCTGCTGGGCTTTTCTATTCCGGTATTCTGGCTGGCGCTGCTGCTGATGCTGTTCTTCTCGCTGCATCTGGGCTGGCTGCCGGTTTCCGGCCGTTTCGATCTGCTGTATCAGGTGCGGCCGGTCACCGGCTTTGCGCTGGTCGACGCCTGGCTGTCCGATTCGCCGTACCGCAGCGAAATGATCGCCAGCGCGCTGCGCCATATGATTTTGCCGATCGCCGCGCTGGCGGTGGCACCGACCACCGAAGTGGTGCGGCTGATGCGCATCAGCACCGACGAGGTGTTCAGCCAGAACTATATCAAGGCGGCGGCCACCCGCGGCCTGTCGCGCTTTACCATTATCCGCCGTCACGTGCTGCACAACGCGCTGCCGCCGATCATCCCGAAGCTGGGGCTGCAGTTCTCCACCATGCTGACGCTGGCGATGATCACCGAAGTGGTCTTCAGCTGGCCGGGTCTGGGACGCTGGCTGATTAACGCCATTCGCCAGCAGGACTACGCCGCCATTTCTGCTGGCGTGATGCTGGTCGGTTCGCTGGTCATCACCATCAACGTGCTGGCCGATATCCTGGGTGCGGCAACCAACCCATTGAAACATAAGGAATGGTATGCCCTTCGATAA